From one Azospirillum sp. TSH100 genomic stretch:
- a CDS encoding DUF533 domain-containing protein, which translates to MLNAPQTGLLKRLFGGTPETPLADGGPIVDTAADPAPAKLHPGHEPALHGMLARQILDAHLRNRHQLLDRAPSDFRTASAQETHILVLAMATAAQADGELDATELGRIRGRLQTSSLDEESRTRLERMVEEPQCLEGLVRRIDTPRLAACFYAVSLATVDKNAPINRSYLRYLAQRLGLPADLVVRLNRQMGLRL; encoded by the coding sequence ATGCTCAACGCTCCCCAGACCGGCCTTCTGAAGCGCCTGTTCGGCGGCACGCCGGAAACTCCCCTCGCGGATGGCGGCCCCATAGTTGACACGGCGGCCGACCCCGCACCGGCAAAGCTCCATCCCGGTCATGAACCGGCGCTGCATGGCATGCTGGCCCGGCAAATCCTCGACGCCCATCTGCGCAACCGTCACCAGTTGCTCGACCGGGCGCCCTCCGACTTCCGAACCGCCAGCGCGCAGGAGACCCATATTCTGGTTCTCGCCATGGCCACAGCAGCCCAAGCCGATGGCGAACTGGATGCGACGGAGCTGGGCCGGATCCGCGGCAGGCTCCAAACCAGCAGCCTCGACGAAGAAAGCCGGACACGGCTGGAGCGGATGGTCGAGGAGCCGCAATGCCTTGAGGGGCTGGTCCGCCGTATCGATACCCCACGGCTGGCCGCGTGTTTCTATGCCGTATCGCTGGCGACAGTCGACAAGAACGCGCCCATCAACCGCTCCTACCTGCGCTATCTCGCCCAGCGCCTGGGTCTCCCGGCCGATCTGGTGGTCCGGCTGAACCGGCAGATGGGGTTGCGGCTTTAG